In Cervus elaphus chromosome 16, mCerEla1.1, whole genome shotgun sequence, a single window of DNA contains:
- the ORM1 gene encoding alpha-1-acid glycoprotein 1, producing the protein MALLWALTVLSLLPLLDAQSPECANLMTVAPITNATLDWLTGKWFYIGSAFRNPEYNESARMIQAAFFYFEPRHAEDKLIVRDYQTIADKCIYNRSTINIYRQNGTMSKIESDREHFADLLLNKHLRTFMLAASWNGTKNVGVSFYADKPEVTQEQKKEFLDVIKCIGIQESEITYSDEKKDVCGPLEKQHQEERKKETEAS; encoded by the exons ATGGCGCTGCTTTGGGCCCTCACTGTCCTgagcctccttcccctgctggaTGCCCAGAGCCCCGAGTGTGCCAACCTGATGACTGTGGCCCCCATTACCAATGCCACCCTGGACTGG CTCACTGGCAAGTGGTTTTATATCGGCTCCGCTTTCCGAAACCCTGAGTACAATGAGTCGGCTAGAATGATCCAGGCGGCTTTCTTTTACTTTGAGCCCAGGCATGCGGAGGACAAGCTGATCGTCAGAGACTACCAGACCAT TGCGGACAAGTGCATCTACAACCGCAGCACCATAAACATCTATCGTCAGAATGGGACCATGTCTAAAATTG AGTCGGACAGAGAACACTTTGCTGACCTGCTGCTCAACAAGCACCTCAGGACCTTCATGCTTGCTGCCTCCTGGAATGGCACAAAGAATGTGGGGGTGTCTTTCTATG CTGACAAACCGGAGGTGACCCAGGAGCAGAAGAAAGAGTTCTTAGATGTCATCAAGTGCATAGGCATCCAGGAATCAGAAATCACATACAGTGACGAGAAGAAG GATGTGTGTGGGCCGCTGGAGAAGCAGCaccaggaggaaaggaagaaggagacaGAAGCGTCCTAG